The proteins below are encoded in one region of Rhododendron vialii isolate Sample 1 chromosome 7a, ASM3025357v1:
- the LOC131333701 gene encoding transcription factor MAMYB, with amino-acid sequence MEFLDEAETRPRFLFQSRSTPPSPPETHPPSLHKTSLLISLSLSTLLFSLPLLSPPPEPPQSPLLWLALSLLLGPFAPSSPTAGDIRVGAGKILEPPPSPSPSPDLDKKTPSRRSRPRKPDELGLNPVQETVEVSKNGEDLRGSCQLEGNLGDKSNGGEREWDEGDYELLKKLLVKHPVGKPRRWEAVAEGFKGRHGVDSVIKAAKSTGERKTNDADSFARFLKDRKLVDKRIEEEAESGGDGGVVVESGEVVRESVGWSGGDDIALLNALKAFPKDAPMRWEKIAAAVPGKSKAGCVKRVAELKKGFRSSKASAEA; translated from the coding sequence atggAGTTCCTAGACGAAGCAGAAACCAGACCCAGATTCCTCTTCCAATCTAGGTCCACCCCACCTTCCCCTCCCGAAACCCACCCCCCATCCCTCCACAAAACCTCCCTcctcatctccctctctctctccacccttctcttctccctccctctcctctcccccCCACCCGAGCCCCCCCAATCCCCCCTCCTCTGGCTCgccctctccctcctcctcgGCCCCTTCGCCCCCTCCTCCCCCACCGCCGGCGACATCCGCGTCGGCGCCGGAAAAATCCTCGAACCCCCTccttccccctccccctccccggATCTCGACAAGAAAACCCCCAGCCGCCGGTCCAGACCCCGTAAACCGGACGAGCTAGGGCTCAATCCGGTTCAGGAAACCGTTGAAGTTTCAAAAAATGGAGAGGATTTGCGAGGGTCGTGTCAATTGGAGGGCAATTTGGGGGATAAGTCGaacggaggagagagagagtgggacgAGGGGGATTATGAGTTGTTGAAGAAGCTGTTGGTGAAGCATCCGGTGGGGAAGCCGAGGCGGTGGGAGGCGGTGGCGGAGGGGTTCAAGGGGCGGCACGGGGTGGATAGCGTGATCAAGGCGGCGAAGTCGACGGGAGAGAGGAAAACTAATGATGCCGATTCTTTTGCACGGTTTTTGAAGGACCGGAAGCTCGTCGATAAGCGGATCGAGGAGGAGGCGGAGAGTGGCGGAgatggtggtgtggtggtggagaGTGGTGAAGTggtgagagagagtgtgggTTGGAGTGGCGGAGATGATATAGCTCTGTTGAATGCACTGAAGGCGTTTCCGAAGGATGCGCCGATGAGGTGGGAGAAGATCGCGGCAGCTGTGCCGGGGAAGTCGAAGGCCGGGTGTGTGAAGAGGGTTGCTGAGTTGAAGAAGGGGTTTAGGAGCTCAAAGGCTTCTGCTGAGGCTTGA
- the LOC131333709 gene encoding uncharacterized protein LOC131333709 isoform X1 — translation MEREEPMLMMDLDPKIFQIFSDFMSRVTQFEELVAVGSRLLVGFHQGLESLRRSPINKTSELVERIIGTNKTGRVLKYIEAGCVNAHDGVQNISRLHTSQVGLQDHVSKGKCIMHELEGLVKEVTGAMQAANEDKMLLKDNVTGDLIGLQATASEKEKIISSNVHGPEIPEYAVMMGVIYSMLKRDYIMQEKIISSLNLKSSSGELESYNLMWSLRPFIDDEIMHQAWRLVA, via the exons ATGGAAAGGGAAGAACCCATGTTGATGATGGATTTGGACCCgaagattttccaaatctttTCAGATTTTATGTCAAG GGTCACACAATTTGAGGAGCTAGTGGCTGTAGGAAGTAGGTTACTTGTGGGCTTTCACCAAGGACTCG AGTCTCTTCGACGGTCTCCAATTAACAAGACATCAGAGTTGGTCGAGCGCATCATTGGAACTAACAAAACCGGGAGGGTTTTAAAGTATATTGAAGCTGGATGTGTAAATGCTCATGATGGTGTGCAAAATATAAGCAGAC TGCATACAAGCCAAGTCGGACTTCAGGACCACGTAAGTAAAG GCAAATGCATAATGCATGAACTTGAAGGCCTTGTCAAGGAGGTAACAGGTGCGATGCAAGCTGCAAATGAAGACAAAATGCTTTTGAAGGACAATGTTACTGGGGATTTGATTGGTCTACAAGCAACCGCTTCTGAAAAG GAGAAAATTATATCTTCTAATGTTCATGGACCTGAAATTCCTGAATATGCCGTCATGATGGGTGTTATATACAGCATGTTGAAAAGGGACTACATCATGCAG GAGAAGATAATTTCTTCACTTAATCTAAAGTCGTCATCAGGAGAATTGGAGAGCTACAACCTGATGTGGTCCTTGAGGCCTTTTATAGATGATGAAATCATGCATCAAGCTTGGAGACTTGTTGCCTGA
- the LOC131333709 gene encoding uncharacterized protein LOC131333709 isoform X2 yields MEREEPMLMMDLDPKIFQIFSDFMSRVTQFEELVAVGSRLLVGFHQGLESLRRSPINKTSELVERIIGTNKTGRVLKYIEAGCVNAHDGVQNISRRKCIMHELEGLVKEVTGAMQAANEDKMLLKDNVTGDLIGLQATASEKEKIISSNVHGPEIPEYAVMMGVIYSMLKRDYIMQEKIISSLNLKSSSGELESYNLMWSLRPFIDDEIMHQAWRLVA; encoded by the exons ATGGAAAGGGAAGAACCCATGTTGATGATGGATTTGGACCCgaagattttccaaatctttTCAGATTTTATGTCAAG GGTCACACAATTTGAGGAGCTAGTGGCTGTAGGAAGTAGGTTACTTGTGGGCTTTCACCAAGGACTCG AGTCTCTTCGACGGTCTCCAATTAACAAGACATCAGAGTTGGTCGAGCGCATCATTGGAACTAACAAAACCGGGAGGGTTTTAAAGTATATTGAAGCTGGATGTGTAAATGCTCATGATGGTGTGCAAAATATAAGCAGAC GCAAATGCATAATGCATGAACTTGAAGGCCTTGTCAAGGAGGTAACAGGTGCGATGCAAGCTGCAAATGAAGACAAAATGCTTTTGAAGGACAATGTTACTGGGGATTTGATTGGTCTACAAGCAACCGCTTCTGAAAAG GAGAAAATTATATCTTCTAATGTTCATGGACCTGAAATTCCTGAATATGCCGTCATGATGGGTGTTATATACAGCATGTTGAAAAGGGACTACATCATGCAG GAGAAGATAATTTCTTCACTTAATCTAAAGTCGTCATCAGGAGAATTGGAGAGCTACAACCTGATGTGGTCCTTGAGGCCTTTTATAGATGATGAAATCATGCATCAAGCTTGGAGACTTGTTGCCTGA